The following proteins come from a genomic window of Lolium rigidum isolate FL_2022 chromosome 5, APGP_CSIRO_Lrig_0.1, whole genome shotgun sequence:
- the LOC124657256 gene encoding putative F-box protein At4g22180, producing MAGTSPELPQDILMVIFATLEIPDLVRAGSVCSSWHSAYRRLRKHYKRAQTPCLIYTSKSAGENVACLYSLAENRVYKLTLPEPPISTRYLIGSSLGLLVTVDNRSEMHLVNPITGEQIDLPSVSTIEQVKPIYDYSGALHKYEYTCRTAKMVYGRPSVFALAELRNNLHHKAFVFPDTCNRFLLVFIHNPLCQLSFARTGDDSWTWLPPYMHYHDCIYKDGLLCAATRLGEIHGFNLSSTVVTMKMIMGGPQPDRGPSVYIAQSPSGYLLQVWRSYEHYILEPKPGETVSWNTGQLEIFEVYGEGNKMKEISCLRDHVLFLGHNQTLCLTAEEYPALKGNHAYFTDDSVLWTRGFKSKRRDMGILNLGNNTREKIVSPQLWSKCPAPVWITPNFTKMNLAFTK from the coding sequence ATGGCGGGCACATCGCCGGAGCTGCCTCAGGACATCCTCATGGTTATCTTCGCCACCCTTGAGATCCCTGACCTCGTACGTGCCGGCTCTGTCTGCTCCTCCTGGCACTCGGCATATAGGAGGCTGCGCAAGCACTACAAGCGCGCGCAGACGCCATGCCTCATCTACACTTCCAAATCAGCTGGTGAGAACGTTGCTTGCCTCTACAGCCTCGCGGAGAACCGGGTCTACAAGTTGACTCTTCCAGAGCCACCTATCAGCACTAGGTATTTGATTGGGTCCTCGCTAGGTCTGCTGGTTACAGTTGACAACAGGTCCGAGATGCATCTTGTTAATCCCATCACTGGTGAACAGATTGATCTCCCCTCGGTGAGCACCATCGAGCAGGTTAAGCCCATCTATGATTATTCTGGTGCTCTTCACAAGTATGAATACACATGCCGCACCGCAAAAATGGTTTACGGCCGACCATCGGTGTTTGCTCTTGCGGAGCTGAGGAACAACCTTCACCATAAAGCTTTTGTGTTTCCTGATACATGCAATAGATTCCTGCTGGTGTTCATCCACAATCCGTTATGTCAGCTCTCATTTGCAAGGACAGGGGATGATAGTTGGACATGGCTGCCACCATACATGCACTATCATGATTGCATTTACAAGGATGGCCTGCTGTGCGCAGCGACTAGATTGGGAGAAATTCATGGTTTCAATCTTAGTAGCACTGTGGTCACGATGAAGATGATTATGGGGGGGCCCCAGCCTGACAGGGGTCCGAGTGTGTACATCGCACAATCTCCATCGGGCTATCTCCTTCAAGTGTGGCGATCATATGAGCACTATATTTTAGAACCTAAGCCCGGGGAAACTGTGTCCTGGAACACCGGACAACTTGAGATATTTGAAGTTTATGGTGAAGGAAACAAAATGAAGGAAATCAGTTGCTTGCGGGACCATGTGTTGTTTCTTGGGCATAATCAGACACTTTGTCTTACCGCCGAAGAATATCCGGCTCTCAAGGGAAATCATGCTTACTTTACTGATGATAGTGTGTTATGGACAAGGGGATTCAAGAGTAAGCGCCGTGATATGGGGATTCTGAACTTGGGTAACAACACAAGGGAGAAAATTGTGTCTCCTCAGCTTTGGTCGAAGTGTCCAGCTCCCGTGTGGATTACACCCAATTTTACAAAGATGAACTTGGCTTTCACTAAATAG